A section of the Larus michahellis chromosome 1, bLarMic1.1, whole genome shotgun sequence genome encodes:
- the STMP1 gene encoding short transmembrane mitochondrial protein 1, whose translation MLQFLLGFTLGNVVGMYLAQNYDIPNIAKKLEDFKKDVEAKKKPPSDKS comes from the exons ctTGGTTTTACTCTTGGCAATGTGGTTGGGATGTATCTGGCTCAGAACTATGAT ATTCCTAACATTGCAAAGAAGCTCGAAGATTTTAAGAAGGATGTGGAAGCTAAGAAGAAACCTCCCAGCGACAAGTCCTAA